TGGTTTTCACGGTTACTGGACCAAAGACTGGACTGCCCTTGATCCCAACTTCGGAACCAAAGCCGATTTAAAAGAACTCGTGGATAAAGCCCACAAAAAGGGAATCCGGATTGTTCTGGATGCTGTCATTAATCATACAGGTCCGGTGACGCCGGTCGATCCGGTTTTTCCAAACAGTTGGGTGCGAACTTCCCCACAGTGTAAATATGACAATTACATCAATACCACTGCCTGTACCCTGGTGGCTAACCTGCCGGATATTTTAACGGAAAGCAATGCGCCTGCAGATTTACCGAAACAGTTGGTTGATAAATGGAAATCTGAAGGCCGTTATGAGAAAGAAATGCAGGAACTTGATGCTTTTTTCACCAAAACAGGTTATCCAAGAGCGCCAAAATATTATATCATGAAATGGCTTGCCGATTATATTGCCGAATTTGGAATTGACGGATATCGTGTTGATACTGTGAAACATACCAATGAAGATGTTTGGAAGGAATTCCAGAAAGTCTGTCAGGCCGCTTTTGATGAATACAGGAGAAATAATCCAAATAAAGTGTTGGATAACAGTAAGTTTTTTACCGTGGGTGAAGTATATGGCTACGGAATTTCGCAGAAGCAGATTTACGATTTTGGAGACAGAAAAGTAAATTATTTCGATAATGGTTTTGCCTCTTTGATTAATTTTGATTTTAAAGGTGATGCCACGAAATCTTATGAAGAAATATTCAGCAAATATTCGAAGATTCTCAATTCTGATCTGAAAGGTTTGAGCGTGATGAATTATACCGCCTCTCACGATGATGGCTCACCATTCGATAAAGATCGGAAAAAAACCTATGAAGCCGGTACCAAAATTCTTCTTGCTCCCGGAATTTCGCAGGTTTATTATGGTGATGAAACCGCAAGAACCTTAACCGTTGCGGGTGCAGAAGGTGATGCCAACCTTCGCAGCAATATGAACTGGAATGATGTGAAAAATAACCACGGAACCCAAAAACTCTTGGAACATTATCAGAAATTAGGAAAATTCAGGGCCAATCACCCGGCGGTGGGCGCGGGGATTCATAATATGATTTCACAGTCGCCCTATTGGTTTACAAGAACTTATGGAACAGATAAAGTTTTGGTGGGTCTGGATTTGAGTTTTGGCTTAAAGGAAATTTCCGTAGCAAACATTTTTGCAGACGGAACAAAACTCCGCGATGCATACAGCGGAAAAACCACCACCGTGAAGAACGGAAAAGCCGCTATAGACACCGGTTTTGGAATAGTTTTGTTTGAGAAAATATAATTACAGCATCCTTCAAGGATTTCAAACCGTTGAAGGATCAGATAAATTACCCGAAAGAAGCATTCAGAAAATCTACAAACTTTGACATTTTCCTGAAGTTTTCTGCAACAAATTTTACCGATTCTGTGTTCATTAAATCTTCATCTTTGATGTTTTGTGATACCACCAGATGTTTCATTTTTAGATACTCTGCCATGGGGTTGTCTTTCTCAAAACCCTGTGGCACACGCGAAAGTTTTTCATTATTGAATTCAAAATTCCTGAAGTTCCTATCCTGAATTATTGATTTAAATTCGTCTGCATTGACGGAAATCTCCTTGCGAAGGTCTTTAAATTTTTTCGGATCGCACCTGTAAACTCCAGCTGCAGTAAAACATTCTCCAGGCGATATGTGCAGGTAATAACCCGCACTGCCGTCTTTTTTTCCGAAACTATTGATCGATGCGCCGAAATTGGTTTTGTAAGGTGATTTGTCTTTAGAAAATCTTGTGTCGCGGTAAATTCTGAACAACGTTTTCCTCGGATCCAGTTTCGCGAAGGTTTCGTCAAATTTTGACATTTCTTCCAACAGTTCAGTCACGTATTCCAACACATTCTGTTGTGCTGCAGTGTAAAGTGTTTTGTTTTCGTTAAACCATTCGCGGTTGTTATTCTTTTCAAGTTTTTTCAGAAAACTGAGAGTTTCTTTTGTGATGGTGGCGGACATTTTATTCTTATTTATATCAAAATTAATAAAATTATCTCCTAAAAATTTGATTTACTTTTCTTTAACAAAAATTTAATAAAACACATCAAAATTTATCAAAAATAAAAAACGTATCTTTGCCGCTGAATTATAGACGATCATTTACATGAATTTATTTACGGAGACCAACTTAAGTCCTGAAATCTTGAAGGCAGTTGGCGATTTGGGCTTTGTGAGCCCTACAGAAATCCAAAAACAGACTATTCCTTTTATCTCTTCAGATATTCGCGATCTCATCGCACTTGCGCAGACAGGAACAGGCAAAACAGCAGCATTTTCGCTTCCGATTTTGGATATGATTGACGACGGGAGTCGCAAAATCCAATTATTGGTGCTGTGTCCTACACGAGAACTGTGTCTGCAGATTACCAAAGACATTAAAAATTATTCGAAATACCTTCCAAACATCAAAACCACAGCGGTGTATGGTGGAAGCAGCATTATGGAACAGATCCGTTCCCTTAAGGAAAAACCACAGATTATTGTGGGAACTCCGGGACGTGTCATCGACCTGATTAACAGAAAAGCGCTTGATTTTTCTGAAATTCACTGGCTGGTTTTGGATGAGGCGGATGAAATGCTTTCCATGGGCTTCAAAGACGATTTGGAAACCATTTTAAGCGAAACACCGGAAACGAAACAAACCTTTCTTTTCTCGGCAACGATGAATAAAGAGGTGGAAAGAATCTCAAAAAATTACCTTACCAAACCGCACAGAATTTCTGTGGGTTCTATCAATGAGGTGAAGAAAAATATTTCCCACGAATTTTATGTGGTAGGTTACAGGCAGAAAAAAGAAGCATTGAAAAGATTAATCGATGCCAATCCGAACCAGTATTCCATCATTTTTTGCCGTACCAGAATGGAAACTCAGGAAATTGCAGATTTCCTGATGCAGAACGGGTATGCGGCGGATGCGCTTCACGGCGATTTGTCGCAGGCGCAAAGAGATACGGTAATGAAGAAATTCAGGCTGAAAAATATTGATATTCTGGTAGCGACTGACGTTGCGGCGAGAGGTTTGGATGTCAATTCGCTTACTCACGTCATACATTATTCATTGCCTGATGACCCGGAAGTTTTCGTTCACCGGAGCGGGAGAACCGGTAGAGCAGGGAAAGACGGTATCTCTATGGCTTTGATTAAACCTGAAGAAACCAGGAAACTGAAACAGATCAAGTCCGTCACGAAGATTGATATTACTGAAAAGCAAATCCCGACTGGTGATGAAATCATCAAAGCCCAGGTAGAAGGTGTCTTTGAAAGATTATTTACCGAGCATGAGGACTTCTTTACATTTGATGACGCTTTGATTCCGGATTTATCAGAATTTTCAAAAGAAGAACTGGTTCACAAGTTACTTCAGTTGCAGTTGAGAGATCTTTCAATGTTCTACAAAGACAAAAAAGATTTGGCAGCCCATAAACTTTCAGACGAAAGAGATGTGCCGTCAAGCAGAAGTGAACGCAGGCGAGATGAAAGGGACGGAAGACGTGGCGACCGTGATGGCGGCAGAGACCGCGGCGGAAAACCAAGGCGCAAAAATGATAATATGACGCGTTTCTTCTTCAATCTTGGTAAGAGAGACAACCTGAAAAAAGTTGATATGCTCGACATCATCAACAAAGCAACCAAGAAAGCCAGAAAACGCCCCGATATCGGCGATATAGAAATCCTGGAAAAATTCTCATTCTTCGAAGTTGAAAAAGACTTTACAAATGAAATCCTGAACAATTTGAGTTCCATGAAATTCAAAGGAAAGGAAATGAGAGCTGAAGAAGCTAACTAAATCTTAATACCGGCTTTTTTTAAGGCCGGTTTTTTGTGCTTTTATTCCAATGTTAACAAAAATTAATATCCAAATAAAAAAGTTTGGCGGCATTATACGGATATTTGCAAACCTAAAAAATAACAACAACTTAAGATGGGAATAGGTAATATTTTCAAGGCATTTCAGCCAAAAGACAAAGTTTTTTTTGTATTATTTGAAGAGGTTGCAAGTAACCTTGTAAAGATGTCGAAAGAATTTCACGAAGGCCTTATCGACTTCGATCTGAATGATGATACGCTTCTAAAAAAAATGAGTGATTACGAACACAAGATGGACGATCTTACCCATGAGATTTTTGTTCAGCTTGGTGAAAACTTCATTACTCCGTTCGATAGGGAAGATATCAATTACCTGGCTTCCGGGCTGGATGATATTGCAGACTATATTTTTTCATCAGCCAAATATATTTTCCTCTACAAAACTCCTGAGGTCAAAGAATTTTCAGAATTTTCACTGCTGATTCACAAATCTTGTGTGGAACTGCAGAACGCAATCCACAACCTGAACGGATTCAAAAACCCGGCTGAGGTTAAAGAATCATGTATTAAAATCAACTCATTTGAAAATATTGCAGATGATGTGCTGAGCCAGGCTTTGGTAAAACTTTTCGAATCCAATGACCCTATAAATATCATTAAAGTAAAAGACGTATTGGAGTATCTTGAGATCGTGACCGATAAGGCGGAGGATGTGGCCAACACCATCGAAAATATCGTCATCAAATACGCTTAATTATTTTTAACAAAACATTATAGATGGATTTTCCTCTGTTATTAATCATTATTATTGGGCTTGCGCTTATTTTTGACTTTATCAACGGGTTTCATGATGCGGCGAATTCAATTGCAACCATAGTTTCCACAAAGGTGCTTACACCTTTTCAGGCGGTGGTTTGGGCAGCTTTATGGAATTTTGCGGCATTCTTCGTAGCGATGTATATCATCGGGGAATTTAAAATTGGTAATACCATTGCCAAAACCGTGAATGAAGATTTCATCAACCTCGAAGTGATATTTTCAGGACTTATCGCAGCGATTTTCTGGAACCTTCTTACCTGGTGGTTCGGTATACCTTCATCATCATCACATACATTGATTGGTGGCTTCCTTGGAGCTGCTCTAATGCATGCTTTGATGCTGGATTACAACGCAGTAGCGACTGCTCACCCAGATTATAACGTCTTTCAGAACTTAGGCGAGGCCTTTCAGAAGCTCTTTACCCAAAGTGTCGTAAAATACGAAAAAGTAATTCCGATTTTCCTTTTCATATTTATGGCGCCGATCATCGGGATGATAGTTTCGGTAATTATTACCTTAATTATTGTAAATATTTCTAAAAATACTAACCCTCACAAAGCCGACAGCCAGTTCAAGAAATGGCAGCTGTTTTCATCGGCGCTCTTCAGTTTGGGTCACGGTTTGAATGATGCACAGAAGGTTATGGGTATCATCGGTGCTGCGGTAATCTACTACCACGTAACGATGATTGGTGGCAATGATCCTTACGCGATGATGGAATCATCGGAACGTTTCAAGTATTTCTCCACAGACTATATTTGGGTTCCGTTTGTGTCCTTCCTGGCTATTGGATTGGGGACTATGAGCGGCGGCTGGAAGATTGTAAAGACCATGGGTACCAGGATAACGAAAGTAACACCGCTTGAAGGTGTAAGCGCGGAAACTGCCGGTGCTATTACACTTTTCCTGACCGATCACCTGGGGATCCCGGTTTCTACAACGCACACCATTACCGGTTCCATTATCGGTGTTGGTTTGACTAAAAGGGTTTCCGCAGTTCGCTGGGGAGTTACTGTAAGTTTGCTTTGGGCGTGGATTCTTACCATCCCGGTGAGTGCGATAATCGCTGCGGTTACTTACCTTTTGGTAACAGCTTTCACTTAATAAAAACCATTTAAATCTTATACAAAACCATTTCTCCGGAGGTGGTTTTTTATTTTATTAAATTTTAGAAAACGCCCAATTAATCATATTTTTGCATTTAAACATTTTTTATGGAGTTTTTAGACCACTATCAGGAAACCGTTGCTAAGGCAATAGAAAAATATACCTTTAAAAATAAGCCCGCAGAATTATATGAGCCGATGAATTACATCATCAGCCACGGCGGTAAAAGGCTGCGCCCGATTATGGTTTTAATGGCTAATGATTTATTTGGCGGCAATACTGAAAAAGCGATCAAACCGGCTCTTGCCATCGAATATTTTCACAATTTCACACTCATTCACGATGATATTATGGATGAAGCGCCGCTGCGCAGAAACAAACCAACAATTCATACGATTCACGGAATCAATATTGGAATTCTTTCCGGCGACGCATTGCTGATAAAGGCTTACCAGTTTTTTGAGGATTTGGAGCCTGAACTGTTTAAAAAATGTGTTAAGATTTTCTCCGAAACCGGTGCTGTTCTGTGTGAAGGCCAGCAAATGGACGTCAATTTCGAGACGGATAATAATGTGACTTACGACGATTATATCCAGATGATTACTAATAAAACCGGCGTTTTGAGTGCGGCGTCTTTTAAAATTGGCGCT
The sequence above is a segment of the Chryseobacterium taklimakanense genome. Coding sequences within it:
- a CDS encoding alpha-amylase family glycosyl hydrolase; protein product: MKKTLFIGAFALLTSCTAVQNSGSDKQPFVWEGANLYFLLTDRFNNGNPNNDVNFNRTEKTAVLRGFEGGDLRGIIQKIDDNYFSDLGINAIWMTPVIEQIHGATNEGTGNTYGFHGYWTKDWTALDPNFGTKADLKELVDKAHKKGIRIVLDAVINHTGPVTPVDPVFPNSWVRTSPQCKYDNYINTTACTLVANLPDILTESNAPADLPKQLVDKWKSEGRYEKEMQELDAFFTKTGYPRAPKYYIMKWLADYIAEFGIDGYRVDTVKHTNEDVWKEFQKVCQAAFDEYRRNNPNKVLDNSKFFTVGEVYGYGISQKQIYDFGDRKVNYFDNGFASLINFDFKGDATKSYEEIFSKYSKILNSDLKGLSVMNYTASHDDGSPFDKDRKKTYEAGTKILLAPGISQVYYGDETARTLTVAGAEGDANLRSNMNWNDVKNNHGTQKLLEHYQKLGKFRANHPAVGAGIHNMISQSPYWFTRTYGTDKVLVGLDLSFGLKEISVANIFADGTKLRDAYSGKTTTVKNGKAAIDTGFGIVLFEKI
- a CDS encoding DUF2461 domain-containing protein produces the protein MSATITKETLSFLKKLEKNNNREWFNENKTLYTAAQQNVLEYVTELLEEMSKFDETFAKLDPRKTLFRIYRDTRFSKDKSPYKTNFGASINSFGKKDGSAGYYLHISPGECFTAAGVYRCDPKKFKDLRKEISVNADEFKSIIQDRNFRNFEFNNEKLSRVPQGFEKDNPMAEYLKMKHLVVSQNIKDEDLMNTESVKFVAENFRKMSKFVDFLNASFG
- a CDS encoding DEAD/DEAH box helicase — protein: MNLFTETNLSPEILKAVGDLGFVSPTEIQKQTIPFISSDIRDLIALAQTGTGKTAAFSLPILDMIDDGSRKIQLLVLCPTRELCLQITKDIKNYSKYLPNIKTTAVYGGSSIMEQIRSLKEKPQIIVGTPGRVIDLINRKALDFSEIHWLVLDEADEMLSMGFKDDLETILSETPETKQTFLFSATMNKEVERISKNYLTKPHRISVGSINEVKKNISHEFYVVGYRQKKEALKRLIDANPNQYSIIFCRTRMETQEIADFLMQNGYAADALHGDLSQAQRDTVMKKFRLKNIDILVATDVAARGLDVNSLTHVIHYSLPDDPEVFVHRSGRTGRAGKDGISMALIKPEETRKLKQIKSVTKIDITEKQIPTGDEIIKAQVEGVFERLFTEHEDFFTFDDALIPDLSEFSKEELVHKLLQLQLRDLSMFYKDKKDLAAHKLSDERDVPSSRSERRRDERDGRRGDRDGGRDRGGKPRRKNDNMTRFFFNLGKRDNLKKVDMLDIINKATKKARKRPDIGDIEILEKFSFFEVEKDFTNEILNNLSSMKFKGKEMRAEEAN
- a CDS encoding DUF47 domain-containing protein — translated: MGIGNIFKAFQPKDKVFFVLFEEVASNLVKMSKEFHEGLIDFDLNDDTLLKKMSDYEHKMDDLTHEIFVQLGENFITPFDREDINYLASGLDDIADYIFSSAKYIFLYKTPEVKEFSEFSLLIHKSCVELQNAIHNLNGFKNPAEVKESCIKINSFENIADDVLSQALVKLFESNDPINIIKVKDVLEYLEIVTDKAEDVANTIENIVIKYA
- a CDS encoding inorganic phosphate transporter, with amino-acid sequence MDFPLLLIIIIGLALIFDFINGFHDAANSIATIVSTKVLTPFQAVVWAALWNFAAFFVAMYIIGEFKIGNTIAKTVNEDFINLEVIFSGLIAAIFWNLLTWWFGIPSSSSHTLIGGFLGAALMHALMLDYNAVATAHPDYNVFQNLGEAFQKLFTQSVVKYEKVIPIFLFIFMAPIIGMIVSVIITLIIVNISKNTNPHKADSQFKKWQLFSSALFSLGHGLNDAQKVMGIIGAAVIYYHVTMIGGNDPYAMMESSERFKYFSTDYIWVPFVSFLAIGLGTMSGGWKIVKTMGTRITKVTPLEGVSAETAGAITLFLTDHLGIPVSTTHTITGSIIGVGLTKRVSAVRWGVTVSLLWAWILTIPVSAIIAAVTYLLVTAFT
- a CDS encoding polyprenyl synthetase family protein, which translates into the protein MEFLDHYQETVAKAIEKYTFKNKPAELYEPMNYIISHGGKRLRPIMVLMANDLFGGNTEKAIKPALAIEYFHNFTLIHDDIMDEAPLRRNKPTIHTIHGINIGILSGDALLIKAYQFFEDLEPELFKKCVKIFSETGAVLCEGQQMDVNFETDNNVTYDDYIQMITNKTGVLSAASFKIGALIAGASDQDAEALYNFGKHIGIAFQIMDDYLDVYGDMEQFGKRQAGDIYENKKTVLYLLALEQATEEERAELKYWYSKKIDNVDKVHSVINIFRRTKIDEKVLRLIQKHNEIGQDYLNKINLPEEKKRPFIELANYLLRRES